From Bacillus basilensis, a single genomic window includes:
- a CDS encoding OFA family MFS transporter produces the protein MKQNSINPLLIVLGTIIVQIGLGTIYTWSLFNQPLVSKFGWNLNSVAITFSITSFSLSFSTLFAGKLQQKLGLRKLIATAGIVLGLGLILSSQVSSLPLLYLLAGVVVGYADGTAYITSLSNLIKWFPNRKGLISGISVSAYGMGSLIFRYINGSLIDSLGVSQAFLYWGIIVLLLVLTGSFFLREATVSNTVTETLHNDYTPREMIRTKQVYLLFFMLFTSCMGGLYLIGMVKDIGVQLVGLSAATAANAVAMIAIFNTVGRIVLGTLSDKIGRMKIVSATFIIIGLSVFTLSFIPLNYGIYFACVASVAFCFGGNITIFPAIVGDYFGLKNHSTNYGIVYQGFGFGALAGSFIGALLGGFQPTFIIIGVLSVISFIISILIRPPKAEKEKELKHLHRKVA, from the coding sequence ATGAAACAAAATTCTATAAATCCGTTACTAATTGTTCTAGGTACAATCATTGTTCAAATTGGCCTTGGAACAATTTATACATGGAGTTTATTTAATCAGCCCCTTGTCAGTAAGTTTGGATGGAACCTCAATTCGGTAGCGATAACTTTCTCCATAACAAGCTTTTCTTTATCATTTTCAACTTTATTTGCAGGAAAGTTACAGCAAAAATTAGGACTTCGTAAACTTATCGCTACTGCAGGGATTGTACTGGGACTCGGCCTAATACTTAGTTCGCAAGTTTCTTCCTTACCATTACTATATTTATTAGCTGGTGTCGTTGTTGGTTATGCAGATGGAACTGCTTATATTACATCACTATCTAATTTAATTAAATGGTTTCCAAATCGAAAAGGGCTTATTTCTGGTATATCTGTTTCTGCATATGGAATGGGCAGCTTAATCTTTAGATATATAAACGGAAGTCTTATCGATAGTCTTGGTGTATCGCAAGCGTTTTTATATTGGGGGATCATTGTTTTGCTTTTAGTATTAACCGGATCGTTCTTCTTACGTGAAGCAACAGTAAGTAACACCGTAACTGAGACTTTACACAATGATTATACGCCTCGTGAAATGATACGAACGAAACAAGTATATCTCTTGTTTTTTATGCTATTTACATCGTGTATGGGCGGTCTGTATTTAATCGGTATGGTAAAGGATATTGGGGTACAGCTTGTTGGGCTAAGCGCAGCAACTGCTGCTAACGCCGTCGCCATGATTGCAATTTTTAATACAGTAGGTAGAATCGTTCTTGGAACGTTATCAGATAAAATTGGTCGAATGAAAATTGTCTCTGCAACGTTTATTATTATTGGATTGTCAGTCTTTACATTAAGTTTCATTCCATTAAATTATGGAATTTATTTCGCTTGTGTAGCAAGTGTTGCCTTTTGCTTTGGTGGTAACATTACTATATTTCCAGCCATTGTCGGAGATTACTTCGGCTTGAAAAACCATAGTACAAATTACGGAATTGTTTATCAAGGTTTCGGATTTGGTGCACTTGCAGGTTCATTCATCGGAGCATTACTTGGTGGATTTCAACCGACCTTTATTATAATCGGTGTTTTAAGCGTTATTTCCTTCATTATTTCGATATTAATTCGACCGCCAAAAGCAGAGAAGGAAAAGGAACTAAAACATTTACATCGGAAAGTAGCTTAA
- a CDS encoding cadmium resistance transporter → MVTTIISSVVAFTTTNIDDIFILLVLFSQVKTGVCKEEDRTFQGKTKMKELYIVIGQFLGFSVIILLSIIGSLSSFFIPISWIGLLGFVPIYMGVKGIFSFRSNKSSEVIDNASGSLFKVAAITLANGADNISIYIPMFASQTLEANIVTLIIFFSMIAIWCFISYTLIRAPILAKALEKNSHIIVPIVLIGLGIFILFRSDTIALFY, encoded by the coding sequence TTGGTTACAACCATAATTTCTTCTGTTGTGGCATTCACTACAACAAATATTGATGATATTTTTATACTCCTTGTTTTATTTTCACAAGTAAAGACAGGAGTATGCAAGGAAGAAGATAGAACTTTCCAGGGAAAAACTAAGATGAAAGAACTTTATATTGTTATTGGACAATTTTTGGGATTTAGTGTAATTATTCTTCTAAGTATTATTGGTTCCTTAAGCTCTTTTTTCATTCCTATATCGTGGATTGGATTATTAGGATTTGTGCCAATTTATATGGGTGTTAAAGGAATATTCTCGTTTCGTTCTAACAAAAGTAGTGAAGTCATTGATAACGCTTCTGGTTCATTATTTAAAGTAGCTGCAATTACATTAGCTAATGGAGCTGACAATATCTCAATTTATATACCAATGTTCGCTAGTCAAACCTTGGAAGCAAATATCGTTACATTAATTATCTTTTTTTCCATGATAGCAATATGGTGTTTTATTAGCTACACATTGATAAGAGCTCCTATTTTAGCTAAAGCACTTGAGAAAAATAGTCATATTATAGTTCCAATTGTTCTAATTGGTTTAGGAATATTTATTCTTTTTCGCAGCGATACAATTGCATTATTTTATTAA
- a CDS encoding GNAT family N-acetyltransferase, with product MKIIKQWVQEDSDYIREKVIEYNQKHISDEEKKPSEKISFIVKNENEEIVGGITAITFWHHVHVDFLWVSEEYRHEGYGTKLIKFIEEFAIEKECRLINLDTFSFQAPDFYKKYGYKVIGVSEDNPKGHNRYYLEKRL from the coding sequence GTGAAAATAATAAAACAATGGGTCCAGGAAGATAGTGATTACATAAGAGAAAAAGTAATTGAATATAATCAAAAACATATTTCGGATGAAGAGAAAAAGCCCTCAGAAAAAATTAGTTTTATAGTAAAAAATGAAAATGAAGAAATAGTAGGCGGAATAACTGCAATTACATTTTGGCACCACGTACATGTTGATTTCCTGTGGGTTTCTGAAGAATATAGACACGAAGGCTATGGAACCAAGTTAATAAAATTTATTGAAGAATTTGCAATTGAAAAAGAGTGCAGGTTAATCAATTTAGATACTTTTAGTTTTCAGGCACCTGATTTTTATAAAAAGTATGGATATAAAGTAATTGGGGTAAGTGAAGATAATCCTAAGGGACACAATCGATACTATTTAGAAAAAAGGTTATGA
- a CDS encoding NUDIX hydrolase gives MKKVNVTYALLYDKTNEKILMVKNKGKNGSYYTLPGGAVKFGETLEEAVIREVKEETGLHITVNGICYISEAFFEERGHHAIFFNFLGKIIGGETYISKPKEIEEITWMELHRAVPHLRIPEHLLNILQRKETVPYFFNGTIIHQSS, from the coding sequence ATGAAAAAAGTAAATGTTACATATGCACTTTTATACGATAAAACGAACGAAAAGATCTTAATGGTAAAAAACAAAGGGAAAAATGGTTCTTATTATACATTACCAGGTGGCGCAGTTAAATTTGGAGAAACGTTAGAAGAGGCAGTAATTCGAGAAGTGAAAGAAGAAACCGGATTACATATAACTGTGAATGGTATTTGTTACATTAGCGAAGCCTTTTTTGAAGAGAGAGGACATCATGCAATTTTCTTTAATTTTTTAGGCAAAATAATCGGCGGAGAGACATATATATCAAAGCCAAAAGAAATTGAAGAAATTACTTGGATGGAATTACATAGAGCAGTACCTCATTTACGTATACCAGAACACTTATTAAATATATTACAAAGGAAAGAAACAGTACCTTACTTTTTTAACGGAACAATCATTCATCAATCTTCATAA
- the dnaN gene encoding DNA polymerase III subunit beta, which produces MEFIVNHKHFTQALSDVSKAISTKVLIPILSGIKITADKSGITLIASNSNIFIEKFIPSSIDDEQITTILKAGTIVVPVKYFIEIIKKMPSDIVIKSKNEQTITIQSEEITLNLNGFSANEFPNVPLIDDHAEIQIETKQLIDAFKQTVFAVAKNESRPVLTGVHIELDHNKLICAATDSHRLAVCETLISTNMKANCIVPSATIHELLKLMNSNLEFVSIYLSESHIVFTYGTTTLYSRLIEGKYPNISTLIPNEFQTVITIDRKNILQGVDRSSLLASEWENNNVNLEIINASTIKISSNASQVGKISEKQQIDGLQGEKQLNISFDGRFMVEALKAIKEETITLSFGGSMRPILIEAGEQSAAVHLISPVRTY; this is translated from the coding sequence ATGGAGTTTATCGTTAATCACAAACATTTCACACAAGCACTTTCAGATGTAAGTAAAGCCATATCGACAAAAGTTTTAATTCCTATATTATCTGGCATAAAAATAACAGCAGATAAATCTGGAATTACTTTAATCGCAAGTAACTCGAATATTTTCATCGAAAAATTTATACCTAGTTCCATAGATGACGAACAAATTACGACTATCTTAAAAGCAGGAACAATTGTTGTACCTGTAAAATACTTCATTGAAATAATAAAGAAAATGCCAAGTGATATAGTAATAAAAAGTAAGAATGAGCAAACAATTACCATACAGTCAGAAGAAATCACTTTAAACTTAAATGGCTTTTCAGCGAATGAGTTTCCAAACGTACCTCTAATTGACGATCACGCAGAAATACAAATAGAAACAAAACAATTGATTGATGCGTTTAAACAAACAGTCTTTGCAGTAGCAAAAAATGAATCTAGACCCGTTCTTACCGGAGTACATATCGAGTTAGACCATAATAAATTAATTTGCGCTGCAACTGATTCTCATAGACTAGCTGTATGTGAAACACTAATTTCTACTAATATGAAAGCAAATTGTATTGTACCAAGCGCAACCATTCATGAGCTTTTAAAATTAATGAACAGCAATTTAGAATTCGTTTCTATTTATCTTTCAGAAAGTCACATTGTTTTTACATACGGCACAACTACCTTATATTCAAGACTAATCGAAGGGAAATATCCTAATATTTCTACTCTCATTCCAAATGAATTTCAAACGGTTATTACCATAGATAGAAAAAATATATTACAAGGTGTAGACAGATCAAGTTTATTAGCAAGTGAATGGGAAAACAACAACGTTAACTTAGAAATCATAAACGCATCCACAATTAAGATTTCTTCTAACGCTTCTCAGGTTGGGAAAATATCCGAGAAGCAACAAATAGATGGGCTTCAAGGTGAAAAACAATTAAATATATCTTTCGATGGACGTTTTATGGTTGAAGCCTTGAAGGCAATAAAAGAAGAAACAATTACTTTAAGCTTTGGTGGCTCAATGAGACCTATATTGATTGAAGCAGGAGAGCAATCTGCAGCAGTGCATCTTATTTCACCAGTAAGAACTTATTAA
- a CDS encoding 8-oxo-dGTP diphosphatase gives MYKHTLCFIKRNEEILMLNREYDPVKGLWNGVGGKIEPGESPLENAIREIKEETSIDVKQKQIQYKGIIKWEDSSYSGGMYVYVVELPYDFTFETPKKVSEGILDWKSVSWILSDYHYGVGEMLPKLLSEVLHNDLILEHNFVLSNHKLIDYRNEELIKQDTSINFIHNADQL, from the coding sequence ATGTACAAGCATACTTTATGTTTTATAAAAAGAAATGAAGAGATACTTATGTTAAATAGAGAATATGACCCTGTAAAAGGATTATGGAACGGGGTAGGAGGGAAGATAGAACCAGGAGAATCACCGTTAGAAAATGCGATTCGCGAAATAAAAGAAGAGACAAGTATAGATGTTAAACAAAAGCAAATTCAATATAAGGGAATTATCAAGTGGGAGGACTCTTCATACTCTGGCGGCATGTATGTTTATGTAGTAGAACTTCCATATGACTTTACATTTGAAACACCTAAAAAAGTATCCGAAGGGATTTTAGATTGGAAAAGTGTGTCTTGGATATTAAGCGACTATCATTACGGTGTAGGAGAGATGTTACCTAAGTTATTATCTGAAGTACTACATAACGATTTAATATTAGAGCACAATTTTGTTTTATCTAATCATAAATTAATAGATTATAGGAATGAAGAATTAATTAAGCAGGATACTTCAATAAACTTCATTCATAATGCGGATCAATTATAG